DNA from Mugil cephalus isolate CIBA_MC_2020 chromosome 5, CIBA_Mcephalus_1.1, whole genome shotgun sequence:
cactcGAGATCAGATCAGAGGACAGAACCTGGACTGGATTGGAGGCCCCAGAAGAACTGGGTTCACCAAAGATTTGAAATGCTCCAAATCTGAGGGTTCTGGTAAAAAGGGTCGGTTGGGCCACCTAAAAGAACAATTACAGGTAATGTCTTCAGTGTCCTTTTTGTATCATCCCTGGACCAGTTTAGACCTTCTGGGGGGGCCGCTTTAAGCCCACGAGCCGAATGTTTGACCCCTGTGGTCTCTCGCCTCTGAGTTCAGATAAGATGGATCTCTGGTCATTAAGACTCTTAAACTGTCTCAGAACAAGGGTAGGACACGGGTAGGATGAGAGTAGGACGGGGGTAAGACGAGGGTAGGACATGGGTAGGACACGGGTAGGACACGGGTAGGATGAGAGTAGGACGGGGGTAGGACGGGGGTAGGATGAGGGTAGGACGAGGGTAGGACGGGTGTAGAGCGGGGGTAGGACAAGGGTAGGATGAGGGTAGAACAGGGGTAGGACGGGGGTAGGACGAGGGTAGGACGGAGGTAGGACAAGGGTAGGACAAGGGTAGGATGAGAGTAGGAAGGGGGTAGGACGAGGGTAGGACATGGGTAGAACGGGGGTAGGACACGGGCAGGATGAGAGTAGGACGAGGGTAGGACACGGGTAGGACGGGGGTAGGACACGGGTAGGATGAGAGTAGGACGAGGGTAGGACATGGGTAGGATGAGAGTAGGACGAGGGTAGGACACGGGTAGGACGGGGGTAGGACACGGGTAGGATGAGAGTAGGACGAGGGTAGGACACGGGTAGGACAAGGGTTGGACGGGGGTAGGACACGGGTAGGACGGGGGTAGGTCGACGGTAGAACACGGGTAGGACGGGGATAGGACGGGGGTAGGTCGACGGTAGGACACGGGTAGGACGGGGGTGGGACGGGGGTAGGACACGGGTAGGACGGGGGTAGGTCGACGGTAGAACACGGGTAGGACGGGGGTAGGACACGGGTAGGATGAGAGTAGGACGAGGGTAGGACATGGGTAGGATGAGAGTAGGACGAGGGTAGGACACGGGTAGGATGGGGGTAGGAGACAGGTAGGATGAGAGTAGGACGAGGGTAGGACAAGGGTAGGACAGGGGTAGGACACGGGTAGGACATGGGTAGGACACGGGTAGGACGGGGGTAGGTCGGCGGTAGGACACGGGTAGGACGGGGGTAGGACACGGGTAGGACGGGGGTAGGACGGAGGTAGGACGGGGGTAGGACGGGGGTAGAGCGGGGGTAGGACGGGGGTAGGACGGGGGTAGGACGGGGTAGGTCGACGGTAGGACACAGGTAGGACGGGGGTAGGCGTGTGGAGGGCGGAGCGCGCTGTCAAAGCCATCTAAGAGAACTGGGTTTCCAAACAACTGCAGCTTTGTCCCTGGGTCCTTCCTGTCTCCTGACCTGATGATACTCTCGTCCTCGCTGTCTGAGTAGCTGCTTCCCACCGTCTTCAGCTCCATCATCTCCTTCTCGTCCGCCATGCTGCCGTCAGCGCCGCCGCTCTCCGCCGCCGCCACATTGGCCAGCATCACCAGCTGAGGGGGGGGCAGCGTACCCCGGGACACGTCCTCCATCATGGACACGCCCACGGGAAACATCTCCACCGAAAACAAGGTCTGAGCGGCCATGACGACTCCAGCTGACCTGTCTGAGGATCAAGGAGAAAGACCATCAAAACCAACTAATAACTGAACCAGCGCCCCCTGGAGTCTGTGCACATCTCAACACAAACCTGGTcaatcagttaattaatttaaaaaatcaatcaatcgaTCATGAACTAAACAATCAAGTAACCAATTAATCCATTAATCGATAACTGAACCAGCGCCCCCTGGATATTTCAAGAAAAATCTggtcaatcaatcaaccaatcaaacGTCTGATCAACCAATCACGTGCTTGTGTTGACAGTGTAAACTGATTATGATGGTGATGGACGAGGAGCTTCGTCCTGAACTCTCTCAACCACTGGCGGCCATTTTGAAACAGCACCACCACTGCGTCGACAGCGACACACGTTCAGAAGTCCAACAGGAAAACTCCAACTTTATCTCAAACTCTCACTCCACACGGAATTAACTTCACATCAGCTTCTGTCTAACGACAGGATGAAAGGTTAATGGCATCAGAAGGAAACGGGGgtttaaaaaagtgaaatgttaaTTTGGTTTAACTGGAAttggaaaggggaaaaaaaggataaCCTCAACATGTGTCCAAACTTTACATCTGGAGAGCAGCGTTTACAGACGAGTTAGAACAACGTTTCAGTGTGAATaaggttttaaattaaacactaaaTGGTTTGATTTTAATCTTAACGTTTTATGTCTCGGTTAAAGGTCGTTCTGGACTCTCTCTGATTTCCAGCGACCATTTTCCAACAAAAGTTCGTCAACTTTGCGGAAGTTGAATCAAAGAGCGACATTTTGCTGGTGGAGCCTGGAATCTGAGTCCAGCGGGGATTGTGGTGGAGTGTGGCCCCGGACAGAGCTCCGTGGAGCGGGTGGAGCGGGTGGAGGGTCGGGGTGTAGCCCCGGACAGAGCTCCGGGGTGTAGCCATGGTCCTGATCCGGACAGCGCCTCCATTTTACCACAACTTTCTGCTGCTCCGCTCCGACTAAAACTCACTGAGTTCGGCGTGAAACACCTGAAAACATCCGCCCTGTCACTCACCGACTCCCCGGCAACAACTTCGCTGCGATCCGAAACTCTTTTCTCCAGATTTAAACTTTTTCCTTCGACGAacgaacaacaaacaaaagtccTCAGAAGTTTCCGCACATTCCTCCACAGCGACGCACGGCCGTGACGTCAGCACGTCGCCCGCTGCAGTGGAGGAGACTGTTGACAGTATATGAATATGCATCACGCACTACAGGCTAAAAGCttggaagcaagatcaaatttATACAAAAGAAGGTCATGGTTTCACTGATATacttttcaacaaaacaaacgtGATTATTGTACAAAGAGGAACTTATCAGTAGATAAGTCACCATCATTATCAGgtctttgagtttttctttcttcagagtAGCCTCCTCCGCCTTTAACAACGGTTTGGAATAGAGGAGTTTGGAAGAGGCTGTTGATTCGCGCTTTTCTGACTGATCCATCCAACTCATCCCACACAAGCTCAAGTGGACAGAGGTCTGGAGACGGAGGGACCAAACCATCTCTTGAGGACCACGTCCTCTTCTTTTGTGTCTTGGTAACCCTGACAGAGCCTGGCACAACGCTGAGGCTTATTATCTTGCTGTAAAACAAACTTTCGACCCACAAGTCTTAGTCCAGATGGAAGTGCATGATGCTGGAGGATGGAGTGGTACTGTTCCTTCTTCATGCCACCCTTTACTTCAAacatgtctcctcctctgtcacctGTAAACATCCTCATACCGTCTACTACCTCCTCCTTGTTTTACTGTGGCTGTTACACAAGGTGCTGTAAGATGTTCCCCAGTTTTTCTGTGGACATAGTTCAAACTTGTTTTGGTCCCATCCAGAGAACTTGTATCCAGTCATCATAGGTCTAAGTTTTGTGAGCTTTTGCCCACTCGtgtctctttttcttgttcCGTGGATGAAGTAGCGGTTTCAGACCAACCTTTCTCAGACGTCTTTTCACAGTTGTCAGAGATACGGGTTTTGACCTTTTCATGTTGATTTCTTCCCTTATTTGTGACGCTGGTGACAATAATATGTTCAtcctctgcttttcttccagGCCCACTactcagtttcttttttagtcTTTTCTGTGGTAGTCTGTCATTTGAGCTTTATTGGGATATTTGTCTGCaaactctcaaaagccaaagagttaaagtgaataatgcaaactgtttttttattttattttttttttacttttgcactgattTGTGACTCTTCACTCTTGCAATAACACCAACACATACTAACACCAACACATACttaaaggtaaactgaggaaaatggttcatgtcaaaagcaaagtctgatccTGCATTAAATATACGTTCTAAAATACATAGAagtcatgctggtttttaagaaaggcatcATGGACAGAAACTTGAAGAAGCTTCCAAActtgttcttgggctccttgtcttcctccatgacccagtttctcttcacattcagctcatggactcatgtcctgacattttctttcagagttcactggtagaattcacagttcattggtccatcaatgatgagcagatgcagcagaacaggcccaaaccaggacattagcgcccccatgtttcatggagggatgaggttctgatgctggaatgcagtgttggttcatctccaaacatgacgatgcccaaacatttaaagttacatttaaatttaaaatggaaacactCATCAATGCATGGACTCTAACTGGACCTTAAAATGAACTTGTAATCCCagaggagctcctctctgatATGTAAGGACACTAAAACCTTGAGCAGTACCATGTACTTTTCCAGTCTTTGGaggcagtgtttgtgtgtcttttagacactgatgtttttattctttttattagtttatttattattttttatcctgttgctgtttgtctcctgtcatattttattatttgtagtaTGTTTTTCTCATATGGACCAATTCAATTCtgaaataaagattgattgTCTAACCTTCATTTTAGAAAAGATGATATATGCTGATATATTACACTTAATGGGATGTTGGCTAGACTCTGGAGTTTCTCATGCTACGGActcaaagagacagaagatTTATATCTTTgttgaaaaacagcagaaaaaagtTTGACATTGATTCAACATATAATgtgtaagaaataaaaagaaacaacaataacttataataataacaatgaatgaacaaatCATCGAGAGGAAAATAGATGAAAGAAtaaatgcagaataaataaatgttgacgAATGAAGATGCCAAACCatgaccagcaggtggcgcctTCTTCCTGGTTCAATCTGATCACATGCCACAAAATGATGCCAAAAAatctcagcttttatttattttatctgagtTCACCTGAGTTTAGAGATCggagatctatctatctatctatctatctatctatctatctatctatctatctatctatctatctatctatctatctatctatctatctatcagatagatagatctatactatctgatagatagatagatagatagatagatagatagatagatagatagatagatagatagatatagatatatctatctatagatatagatatatctatAGATAGATATCTATCTATAGATATAGATaaagatatagatatagatatatctatctatctatctatgtatctatctgatagatagatagatagatagatagatagatagatatatctatatctatctatagatatagatatatctatAGATAgatatctatatatagatatagataaagatatagatctatctatctatctatacatagatagatagatagatagatagatagatagatagatagatagatagatagagttAACTGAGCTAACCAGTGTTTCTATGCCGCTGGAGCCATATATAGaggatatagatatatatagatatatatatccGGTATAGTCCAGATGATCCAGTACAGGTGTAGTTCAGCACCAGTGACGTGACatcagctttattttgaaacgtCCACCGGAAgtggtgtgcgtgtgtttccGTTGACAGTTGGAAGCGTCGACATAaaactttcctcctcctccggatCTGACCAGACCTTCCGAGCCCCGCGTTCAACGCTACAAACTCCTGTTCACCTCCCGAGAACCGCCTGGAGCTACGGGACCAGAGGCGGGTTCCAGACGCTGACTTCCTGACAACTTTGTAGAACTTCTTTAAAGCTGGAAGATAAAAGCGCAGCTAATTCCGTTAGCCGCCGACTGACCCCGACTCCTCCCGACGGCCTCCCTCGGTCCGGACCGACCCGACCTCTGCGTGAAAGGATCGAAACGTTGCGGGACATGGACCCTGGAAGCAGTTAACAGTCCGGGGGACGGAGGACTCTCTGACTTCTTCTCTCGCCCTCCCCGCCACGTCTCCGGGGTTTTCGGAAGCCGCCCCCCCCCGCAGCCACCCAGGATGCCCGCAGACTCCTCCGGGAACTTCAGCCTCCTCCAGCGGACCTGCAagctggtggtgctgctgtgtttcctccacATCTCCGTCACCGTCGTCTTCTACGTCCGCTCCCTGGACCTCCGGTTCGCCTTCGTCCACAACCACAAGACCCAGAGGAACGATACACAGTCGAACCGGGTCACGAGACCCGGCATCGCCTCCCCAACTGAGCCCCCGGGGCCGGAAGAGGAGCCCAGACTTCCGCAGGAGACGGAACCGAATCCGGTCAAGAAGCTGGAGAAATGTCCCGAGACATCCCCGCTGCTCGGTGAGTACCAGAAGAACCAcagggtcctggtcctggtcctggtcctggtcgaTCAGCTGGGCCCTGGACTGATTAGTggtccccccacacacactcagttcTTCCTGTTTGTTATGGTGAAGGTTTTGTTTCCTCAGCTGTGACCCAGAACCCTTCAGAACCCCCTCAGTGACTAATGACTTTGTTGTCCGTTTTCAGTGGGTCCTCTGCGGGTGGAGTTCAACACCCCCGTGAGCCTGGACCAGGTCCGCAGAGACAACCCCAACGTGGAGCGTGGTGGACGCTTCAGGCCCAGAGACTGCGAGGCGCTGCAGAAAGTCGCCATCATCATCCCCTTCCGCAAACGGGACGAGCACCTGAAGTTCTGGCTCCATTACCTGCACCCCATcctgcagaggcagcagctggacTACGGGGTCTATGTCATCAACCAGGTGGGTCTGGGGCTGACGGGGTAAAAGTTACACCTTCTCTACAGGACGCACTAGGTACGATGGGGGGTTCGTCTGCCTTTCATGTTCCCTGATGGAccaggttcaggtctggactcctcagacctcatgacctccccccatgtctccagagtctttgtgctgctccctgtcagactggagccttttttcccggttgtcctccctgatcagtggttttctgttcagtcccttgagttcccttcacattgtccatggtgtgaaatgttcttccttccactattaaacacagccctgagttctactgctgcttttcttccaaacg
Protein-coding regions in this window:
- the b4galt1l gene encoding beta-1,4-galactosyltransferase 1, which produces MPADSSGNFSLLQRTCKLVVLLCFLHISVTVVFYVRSLDLRFAFVHNHKTQRNDTQSNRVTRPGIASPTEPPGPEEEPRLPQETEPNPVKKLEKCPETSPLLVGPLRVEFNTPVSLDQVRRDNPNVERGGRFRPRDCEALQKVAIIIPFRKRDEHLKFWLHYLHPILQRQQLDYGVYVINQDGDVTFNRAKLLNIGYVEALKEYDYDCFVFSDVDLIPMDDRNTYKCFSQPRHLSVSMDKFGFRLPYNQYFGGVSSLSKEQYLKINGFPNNYWGWGGEDDDIYNRLASKGMSISRPSGEVGKCRMIRHARDKENEPNPQRFDRIAHTRQTMYQDGINSLSYRVVRVDKLDLFTRITVDVGKP